ggatctaatcttctcactatttttcactttttgttccaagatctctttttctcaaactagtttttcctctagtttttgtatttggagccctgtttcatcataaaaagtttgaccgatattgccttgttgttgggttggatataattgtgattgccttggattaaaatttgattgcattgtcagttgatacgccaaactttgttgcatcattggtacttggaaccttgtttcaatagacatgtcactatgcaatgtttttgggatttttgattttaaaaggatgatgtatgatatgcaactaaatgcaacctaaataaatgaaaatgcaatctatggcaagaatgtaacctatgtttttgttgtttttcaagatttggacaaactttttttggaatgcaaacctaaagactcaaccttgggaagttgaaatgaagccaagaccttaaaggacaagggaccaaatgacaataggacaaattgacaatgtctcacctatattggatactaagctaggtttgacaaaaatgatattaatgaaaggacaaatttttagaccaggtcaagactccctaacaacaacttacggtattatccaaagttttgattttccaagtttgacaaatcaaatttttgagactaaattcaagaaggcaatgattatgacaatgacttaggatatgacatgaaaatgatctaaggatatgatatgacaagatgacaatacaatgacaaagatatgtgaagaccaatgacttggaatatgcaaaatgcaacctaggcaagacctaattttagcatgacaaaggataatgcaggaatgtcacctaaatggaaatctagcttggatatgacaatgaaatgcaaacttagggaaaatgatcttggatctaagtgcaaaatgaggacgcttgcaatgaaaaggactaaaatgaaaggagatgacaatatgctttaggacctaagtgggactatgcaaaatctagcctaaagtgacatgaattttgaaacaaagacattcaatgttttgacaagccatgttcaaatgttggatgaatacttggacaaatttggacttttgttcggattgtgttttgagttgaaggttgttgattttgaaaatccaagttgattatgagcacttttgaaagtttgtttttaatttaacctttgacaatcacggaagacaaaatgtttgtttgactttgactcaagacaatcaagcacatttacaacaaatcctatggctggcaaggataATATCTGTTGAATCTTCTAacgaaatacaacacttagccggatagctagacgcttggtagcactggctcccccttacaatgtactcacttctcgggcataccaagcttcgagttcaaggggcatcacttcccaagaacttgctatctctaactaaggagtacatgagaggtgtcttcggcatgcgcatatcacaatgcctgagccaacagatagaaggattttggcctctaaaaacaagagattctagtaagggcttccgttcgggtgggtattgatctggcgaaTAAATCGTCACAATATCAttctagcacccattgtctacaactttcattgcatccacagttatttagagtggttcggaagagcttggctttagcccgtcaccactttgggtcgttccctctcaccaatgcctgtgcgaagtgccaggcaaatcaggaggcaggcccaattctaagggttaaaacatgcaatcaaactaaaagaaaacaaagcatgcatggtgttcattaacctttaagaaattaaatgtgaaactactttaaaaatcacatgcaagatgttttaataaaagtctttgaccgcgtcctgcataagatttgttagtagtttcattttcatgtctttgtcacacgtaacgccaaggtgctgcacagagaatcagtaccaaagaaaagccagaatataagaacaaaatgaaaacaaagtaatttgcaagtaaaaacactggtttcacctctgtttctggccttacacaggcacataatgtctcaacacaggtgcagaatgccttgacataggcgcatTTTGCCTTGACATTGGCGCAGATCTCTTTGACATAGGCACGGATCTCtctgacacaggcatagaatgccctgacacaggcacagaatgccctgacacaggcacataatgctttgacacaggcgcagaagtgtccagaaagctctgagtcgccctgtttcttgatttttcacctgcaaatcagctcaaaagcactcaaaaacatggttagaggggttagttcacgtcgggttcaccagaaaatgtatatcaggaatttggaaatcatcaaagcaatagatattaaactagctcaatcacaaaaactaaattgcaatgataagaaatcctaattacaatcaataaagacatgaagatgaaatactacaataaaaagcaaaccaaagcttgtatctccttcattgttcctccattgttcttctttcaccttccaatttgatgttgttctcacctacaaagtgcatttgcaagtggaaagcaagttattgatgaaatttgtagcataaggttactcgaaaatgtgattgattccctcttttgaagaaaaatcatccaatttatagacaaattggagagataacaagattagcatgaagagatttgaaaggaaatttcaaatcaaggatgacaaatatgacaaattatgataagattgacattttctatgcaagattgattgattgacaaattatgacaaaattgacatgcaagattttgattgattgacaaattatgacaaaattgacatgcaagattgattgattgaaaaattatgacaaaattaacaaaattgaaatgccattcccatgaaaataggggaaatattagaaaattaggaattaggagaaattagtaaattaggaaaattgagggaaaagatgaaatagaaattaggtgaattaattaataggttttcatccattaattaattcatgaaagagacccaggactaaataaatagatttatttaacccacaaagaagaagaaaaggattaaatgatcaaatcataaaaccctagaaataagaggaccaggaattaggtcaagacaacaagaaattaatgtcgatttgatcatgattttgattgacaaaggaccaatgctgataaacgattgagattggttgacaaattgaccaagattgacaaagagatcaaattgataggtgccaatttacgaggaacaatgactaattgatccaaattgacacgattgaaaaggacaacgatcgatgacgaatcgatcgcaaaatgacaagattgatcaggacaaggatcgatgacgaatcgatcgcaaaatgacaagattgacaaggatgaggatcgatgacaaatcgatcgcaagatgacaaaaattgacaaggacaaggatcgatgacgaatcgatcgcaaggtgacaagattgacaagaggacaaaaccctaattccatcattgattaggattgatgatgtccaaaatgatgataaatgagcatgcacattgatgcgacaggataagattgaccaaaatcatgactgaagattgttatcgacaagaccaaattcaaaagcgagaaaaatgaggaatgtagaagaaggactcgatgcttgcaaatgataaagaccaagtgcacaacatagaagaaatgttaatgcgacgcaagaaccctaaaataaggcaatgcgcaaatgttaaagtatgactccgcaagcgttgaccatttttagatgtctataggtacctataataagttgaagatgaggaagtttggactttgtaagatcttgaagaaattcaattttggaaatgcatatgaagtggagttactagatagtttgGGTATTTTGCCTATTTTCAACATTGCAGACTTGTATCAGTAGCATGAGCCTAAATTCAATGCAGATAATGTAGCAAACTTGGAGAAGTAGATACCTCAAAAGGTATCGAAccatattgaagagattttggatagcagAATTGGGCATAGCACTCACAACAAGTAGTAcatagagtatcttgtgaagtggaaaggcatACCAGCTGaaaattcatcatggatttcttaggttgaggtggaccatattggtTTTCCTTTAGCTCtggcaaagtgagggactcacttttcaatcaaccccagatgtctaatgtaggagcatccctagttcatggtaatcttgcatcaaccaaaaacattttcttttgagtttgttcattttttgcagttcaacatttcattctgtattttctcactggatcttgtggagttgaaTTCTAATCgtagacatgttcatctaccttatccttggtccgtgggacatttggatcttttcccAACAAGTTATCACTTCCGGAATCCGAGAtaattttttggcttagaacaccagaactgcttggacctatttgctattggcaaATCTTGTGGATCTCTTatgtagcttgtggagcttcagttcattgtttccaacattccttggcatgtggccgaccttcccttggttccacacttcatcctttggatttttctagaGGGATCTCTTTGGCAGCCTGACCTTGTTCTTTTACACGTTTAATTTTGTTCATCGACATTTGTTTCATCTCGGGCCAACATGgatcatccttgatcatataaatcaatgtaattgagcatTTAAAAGGAATTTTAAGAAGATAGAAGTTAAATCTAAGGATTAGGAGTTTcagagttggctcgcattcttgcttgagccaaatgttgcataacacacatgtttttTACTCAAGCCTGTGAGTTGAATCTTGTGAGCCCGCATGTTTCTGACAATATGTAATCAAATTCTATGATATAATAAATCTGTTTATGCATTGCTTCCATCATATTGTGTTGATTGTGTTGTGTTAATTTGTTGCACAGTCCGAGttgttctccttgaggaccctccTAATCGTGATTGCACCATTAACTAAAtaattcattaatatttaattattgatttatttttccATTCTTTAGCCTATCATCCTaggtgaattaatttatttaattcacctaTTTCTCTATATTGTATAGCCCTTCCTCCATTTGTTTAAATAAGTCcccacatttatttaattaaattcatgtgTTCCACTTCCCTCcatatttgaattaaaatcatttttttaattcaaCCACTTTCTCTCTCTAGTTGTCAAATCCTCCATCACCCCCACCTGCCTCCTAATTACCCTTCCTAATCAACTTAGTACTCCTCTTACCATGTGCACACCCTTAATTCATGTGATTAGGGAGAGGGTCAACCCTTACCATAAATGGACACCCAAGTTGCCCAATCAACCTTAAAGGCTAAACATTCTTGGGAGGGTATCCACATGGGTCCCTTCCCTTTTGTCCCCTTCCAAAGAATTTGAAATTCCTTTTCCCCGAGTACTTGGAATGTGGAGACAAGAATTGCCTTTATGGTAAGGACTTGTCTACACTCTAGGTGGATCCCTTTTCCAACCACCTCTCCTTGCATTCTCTCTTAGCTTAACAATTGCCAACCTCCAATGAGGTGTGAGAACTAGTAGTTATCCACCCTTGATATCCATCCTTCCCTCCTAGCACTCCATTCCATCTCTCTCCATTCAACctcaacacttagccaattttttcCATTATGTATATATGCAACCATTATCATCTGCATGCACTTTAATCATCGAGCACCCTTATGTTGTCGAATTTGTGAGCACACATCAAATCTATTATCTCTGGAAAAATTGTTGCATCAAGGAGAGTATGAAATTCAGTTTTCAATGGCTTTTACTTTGGTTTGGACTCTTTTCTTGCCCAATCTTGAGTGTTGTTGttttttgtgattttgagttatgtTTAGTGTTACATCAATTCCTTTTCAAACACAAATCATTGCACATAGTATATTATTCTTCTTACTCTATTTATATATCCCTATCCTACTCATCAATGGATTCTAATATTTGTCTTCCTTTTTTTCTTATCaaagtttttgttgttgttgtttcttcCTTCTTCAATGTAACCAAAGTTATGAATAAGAATGTTCATTATATTATAGGAATTTCATCTTATATTTATAGAAGAAAAACTATTCAAAAGTTTCTCATAGACCTTCTTCCACGTATACTTGTATTGTCATCCAACACTTCCATAGATTATATTCTATACAATATTCTTAGTTCTTACATGTGTATTACTGTCATTACTACTTTCCATGATGATTTTGTTTCTTTAGTCATGGCAGCCTTAGTTATTGAGCCCCTTTTCATAGCCATGTTACACTTCCTTTTATTTGCTTATCTCCTTACCACCCTATGCTAAGTTTGTTGTTAACAACCAAGTTCATGTATACTCTTTTTCCCCATCTATACTCTTGATACCTAAACTTATTAGTGACCCCTAGAACTACACACATACACATGTTCCCTTATTTTCTCATCTAAGTATTGTCATTGTAGATGTATGTGTCCACATTCTAGGTGGATTCTACAACCAAAGGTATATGGGTGACATCCAAATAAAAAGGAAATTTCCATAACCACCTAGTATAATTCTTAGTGATGAGCCCTTGCATCTTACAAGTTGCATGGGGTGATACTATCAGTGGGTCATCAAGaaaataaataaagtaaaaaaggaagaaagaaaaattaaaagcaTGCAAGTCTATGAGATGTATTTCAAATCTATATATAAGCAACTCAAAAGGGACAACTAAAAATAAAAGGCAATAAAACACTCTCCTGGATTTGAGGTTTATTGCTTCTCTCTCCTTTTCTAATTGATATGTTGGATGAGTAATTCTAGGTTGAGTTGCTAAGATAGGGTGTCTTATATCGTCTTTCTCATAGTATGTATGACTTGGGAGTGCATTTTTACCTCAATATATCCGCTACACTATTCCATTTATTGATCTCTTACACGCTCAATTAATTCCCCTTATCGCTCAAAATCTTGGGTCCATATTGACTAggtctttttataaaaaaaatatggaAAGATTCCCACACTCCTCTCACACATCAAAAGCCATTTTCTCCTATATTATTAGCTCTTCCCATCACACTACATATTTCCTCCCTCTACATCCCTCTTCCATTTTCCATCTCACTTAAATTTATATTGTATACAAAGAAGCTGGACTTAAGGAAACTCCTTGAATGTTTTGTGCATAACTTGAGGATTACACTTTAGGACCTATTTGCTTAGTTTGGTACTCTTTTTTGCATTCAAGTTCTCTTCGTCTATTTGAATACTTCTCTTATTTTCCTTTTTCTACTTGATTTACTTTCACTATGACTATTTCCACCATTACTTGTTTACCTTTACCTTGATCATTTCTTTTGTTCCTCTTATCTTATTCATTTTATTATCTTGTTCTTGTTTACCACTCTACactctttttgctttcctttttgcCTTATTTCTTATGCTTTATGCAATTATACTTTTTATGATACTTTTTCCCACTATGTATGATTGGAGGATGATGATCCATATGCTAATTACTATTTTGCAAATTATTAAGATTAATTCTATCCACATATCTTGGTGTTGTATTGATCAAGTTCCTACTTCTTATTCATTTTTATTGTTTACTTGATCTTATTATTTCTTTGTTGTTTTACGAAACTTTTATTACCTTCTTGATTATGTTTTCACCCTCTTCCTCTTGGGAGCatttatcttctttatttcttctactTATGGAATTTTATCTTCATTGTTCCTGTTGGCAGGTTAAGGACCAAGAGCAGAGCTAACTTCAGGCTACTACAAATGCTCTATGATATAGAAATGGATCACTAGGTGACTCTAGGAGACATAACTCTTCATATCCAAAAGACACTAAATGAAATTGTTATATATGTATGAAGCAGAGATTGAGACTTGCATTTTGGATATAGAGTGATAATATAATGGATGATTTTGTTGGTCCCATATTTACGTGCTATGAATGATTGTTTCTTTATGTTGATAATGATGCATGGATGGTTAATTCTCTTAAGTCACTTCCACATTTTCTAGTTTCTCTTAATGTATCCTTTGGGGTATAAGTTGACTACATAAGATATCTTTGGGGTACAGTTCTCTAAACTGTAGTTTTCCCATTTCTCTTGCTAATAGTTCCTTCACTTATTAGTTGTCATGTTTTTCATTTATATCTTTTGACTTTTTCGTCATAGTTGACATGACGTCAATATCCCCTATTTTCTCCATCACCATTATCTTTTCTCCTTGCACACTTGGGGCCATGAGGCAATTGTTCCCTTGTGGCCTTTGTGTTCTTATCATCTTGGGTTAATGACTTAGATATtcccctccttcatcatcttctcattCTCGTCTTTCCTCTTTCTTCTCATCAAATATCCTtgccattttttcttttttctgctTAATTATTTTCCTTTAATTCAGTGGCTCCCATCCTTTCACCAATCAATTTAAGAGGGGGCATATATCCTATATCACttgatttttttccttattttgatcttgAGGATGACCAtgctaatcaatcttatcaacttGAGACTAACATAGCCCTTTATCCAAACAAGTGGTTACCACAATAATTAAAATCATTATCACCTTTTACCTACAAGGTGGCAACCACCAAATAGCCAATACTTTGGGGTGGCAACAACGTAGACTTAAGGGACAACATCATAGTCATACTAAAAGGATATGCATATCTAAAGAGTATTATATTTAGGAGGTGGtttctaaataaaaatggatttctAAGTGGTGAATATCGCAAGGagtttgtatttgtctacaattgaTGCTCTATGAGCAAGATATTTGTAATCAATATCCAATTTTAAAGAGTATTTTTTTCTTATCGTGTATACACAAGAGAATATGTCCCCTTATGACAATAATGAACCTTTCAAGGTATTTATAAATACCACTCATCTTCAGATATAAGGAAAGGTAGAAGGAAAAGAGACAAATTAGGCAAAGTGAAGTGTAGATATATACAACCAGCTAGATCAAGTCTAGAATTGAAGGACATTTTTTTGGCCTCAAACTCAACCTCAACACAAGGACTCGACcttacatataaaaaataaaatatcctaatcctaaagaaaataacaAACTATGATCATTCATTACAAATCTTAAGACGTTCAAATTTCAATGTTATTTTAGATTACATTCATTCTTCAACCACAAAACCAAATaccattattttttatttactttcTACATTAAATTATTACAAATAATAACAATAATCCAATTACCCATAAAATTTTACTCTTGCGGAAAGACACTTGATTTAATGAAAAAGTCCATATTGAAGACACCTAGATGGTGAATTCAAAGCTTCTACATTTATATATATTATCCAAGTTAACTTAAAGTATGATAAATCCTACCTTTCCTGCTTTTGTTTCCTAATGCAACTAGGTATCGTGTCACTAACTGAGATTAGTGCTTTCATGGTGACATAATGTTTAGGAGGAGCGAGTGGCAACTAATTCATTAACTAAACGTGTAGTGATGCGTCATTTTGGAGCATAGTAATAGGAAATATGTGCTAAGGTCAATGAATATGTTATGTTTTATATACTTTTTATCCCTGTGGGTTTGCTCTCCTGCTCCATATATTGCGTTGTGGGACTGGTTACGGTTTAGTTATCACAGTCCAAAGGCAAGAAACCATATGAGACATAATTATAACTACAGGAAAATTAGCATGATCAGTTCATGTCCTCATAAACTGCCCAGGAAAGTCTTAGGAAATGACATAAGAGGAAGTATTCTATAGGGGATAATCTATTTTTTGGCAGTTGAGATTCACCTAAAATATAGTACAAACGAACAAAGAGATTACTACTTACTTTGGGCACTACCGTTTCTACCTCCAATTTGATAGCACTATAAACAAATCCTGCGTAAATCTTAAACCCAAATAAATACTTCCATATTCAAAGATTACTGAAAACTGTGAAAGGATTTGTAAGGATGTTGCTTGAAGGAGCACTTCAAGAGCTATGCCAGAAGCAACAGTATCCTCTGCCATTCTGTCCCTCTGCTTCGGTCCCCTTTCAGTGGGAGGCAGTTTCTGATAAGCCCAAAATTACTGTCAGAAGTGACCCACTTGTAATCTCTAGTCCCTTGAGAGATTGTACTTCAGTTCCATTTCAGGGGGTGGAAGTCCCTGGAAAAACCCAACAAAAATTCATGAATGACCCACTTGGAACCTCTTTTCCATCTTCCCACACCAACAGAGCAGTTGCAGCAGTTCCCTTCAAATGGGAGGAGAAGCCTGGGCAGGCAAAGCCATTCTTTCCAAATAAAAACCCAATTTCATCATCCATCACATTGAGCcagaaatctttcaattcttctcatGTGGATGATTCTCCAAAATTTTCACCAAGAACTCTGTCAGAGAGGCTTAGAAGTATTTTCCAAGTGAAATTATCAAGACCTACAAAACTGTCATCTGCCAAGACTAGTCTTCCCATTCAGAATGCATACAATGGACAATGCATTGAAGAAAGAGGGGCAGAGGAGGTACTAACCTTAAACTTTTCTGGAGGCTCTGAGGGAGAAGAAGAGATGTTTGAGCTAGATCTAAATGCTCCATCATCCTTAGGCTCTGAAAGGAGGTTTTCTTCTTTAGCTGGCGACAGAACAGGAGCTTCAGATGCTGCAACACCTTCTCTGCTTGCAAATTGTCTTATGAACATGATGGAGATTTCCAAAGCAGTCCCTGTTGAGGAATCATTTAAGCAAAATATGTGTCTCCCTTCCTTGGTCTCTGTTGATCCCTCTGATAAGGAGGACTCATGGGATACCATGAAGGAAATCCAGAGCAAGGATCTCATGAGTGGCTACCAACAATGCCCGAGATTTTATTCCCTGCAGCCAGCAAGCTCACCTAAAggaatttcatctacaaatgtGTATGATTCTCCCAAGCATATAGGATGGGAAGGGACTGAAGTGATCTGTGGGGAAGAAGACGAGATGGGGACTGGTACTGTTGATGTTCCTTGCCTTGATTTGGGCTTTAAAGATGAAAAACTGCATCAACTGAGAAGCAATGGGAACAATGGAAGccattcttcttcctcttcctcttcattgGCATCTACCTTCGATTTTGTTGAAGGACGATCACCTCAATCAGTTACACAATGTGGTGATTATTGTATGGACATAGTGCCCTTTGGGACTTGCACTCAGTCAGGCAAGCATTCAAACTGCAATCAAGGCACTGCTAAATTCAAGCATCCAAGTAAAGAGCCTAGCTACTTTCAAGAGAATCCAATGTTCGATGCCAAGGTGGAAGAGACCAAAGCAGTAGATTTTATTGGCAGATATGGACAGCATTCCAAGAGGACTGGATTCCGCCCAAAAAGACAAACACTCTGCATGGTACTGGTAACTCTCTTAATTGCAATTTCATGGATGATTTTTGATCAATTTTGTGATACCAGGAAGCTTTCATTTGATTGTCCAATGATCTGTGTGACAGAAATGCTATGCATGCGGATTACAATTTGAATTTTAATAAACTGACGGCATGTAATATTCAGTTTTGAATCCGATCTTATTTGGGGAAGTTAtcttggtgatgaagtgatggataATTTCTGTTTAGTAATAGTTTACAAttttataattttcaaatgtctataTTGTCTCCCAAGATTTTGCCTGCTTTCTAGTTTGTGTTGACCATTCCCCTTTCTGGGCTGTCTTGTTAGCATTTCTGTACACAATGTCTATCCTGGAAATCTGCTTTATGGAGATTTGAAGGTTTTGGGTGATCTTTTGTGCGTTTTTTTCTCAAATTCTAATGGAGAACCGAGGTAATAGTTTCAGGGTTTAGGGTAATAAACCCTAATTCTCAGCCGTGCGCATCACATCTGAAGCTAGTCTTCAAATTTATCATTGATATGAAGCAAAAATTTAAcgattgattattgtttatgtcaGGTACTGAAATTCGGCATGATTAGCTGTTGTTCATGGGGAGCAATCCATGCACAAGCTTGCCGTCCAAGGGCTAGTGCAAAAACCCAAGCTATTAATTGGAGAAAAAATGGAGAGAatcatagctcctcctaatcaacaACAGGTAGATTTCCTTTGACACACGGAGCAAATTTCTTGTGTAGCATTGACTAACAGAATGATTGTTCTGCTTTTTCCATCCtgtaaaataattttcataatcaAAGTAactcattttctttatttttgactatgGCAAGGTGCAGCTTTCATGGAGGCAGATGAAGAATATAAACCCTGCCAAGCGATTCAGAAATGTGTTTGTAGTTGTGTTTTAGTGACAATATATATGGCATAGCAATAACAGGAATGAGATTCTAAGAATAGCATGTATgttttttttattcttctaatatCTTTCAAGTGAACTAAATGGTCCTTGTCAATGGATGGATCTTTGGTGTGTGGGTGAAGTTGGAAGGTTTTTAGTGAATCCATCAATGATAAAGTCTTGCTAAGTGGAAGTTTCTGACATCCAAGAAGGGATGAGGTTGGGATCGTGCTTGCCTTGGACAAAACGATCTCGCACAAATGCATACTCCTCTGTCTTTAGCCTCTCATGGATTCTCAAACATCTATTGATGTTTGAAGTAAATGGGATGAGCATGTCCCTCATCAATCTTCTCCCACATAGTGGCCTATTATTACATTTTGTTTTAGGTTTTACCTATGTTGAAAGTTTGAGGTGTGACTTTTTCACCATTTTTTGTGAATACATGTTATATTATTTTACGAATACTCACATATACATCACATGCTGTGGAAAAACCTCCTACTTATCTATATTTATTGTACAAAATATggtattttatattaaaaaaataataatatgaaataataaataaatttaatatttcataataaacaaaaattatttgaaaatagaatacttttaaaaagttgttaatttatatatttagtaaattaaaaatagaataagtTGAAAAAGTTAATAATTTTTAACATATAAtatcaatttaataattaaaataagacACATAGGTTTCGCCATGAGATCTTATCTTTAAATGAAGTAttgttttaataaattatttgaaaATAGGTTTCACCATGAGATCTTATCTTTAAATGAAGTATCGttttaataaattatttgaaaATAGAATACTTTTAAAAAGTTGTTAATTTGTaaattttagtaaattaaaaatAGAACAAGTtgaaaaaggaaataattttcAACATATAAtatagatttaataattaaaataagacACATGGGTTTTACCATGAGATCTTATCTTCAAATGAAGTATTGTTTTCATTTAACAATTTTTAGTAAAGAAAACTTCTATAAACATGTCTAATTAGTATTGCTTTATGAAAATATTATGTTAATGTAAATAAACTAAAATGGTGAAAATGCGTGTATACCTATGCCAAATCCCATTTAGTTTTGGGTCAATTtgataaaatgatttaaaataattagATATTGGCATGTAACACACTCTTGTGATGTGTTTGACTCGTGACTCAATACTTAT
The nucleotide sequence above comes from Cryptomeria japonica chromosome 11, Sugi_1.0, whole genome shotgun sequence. Encoded proteins:
- the LOC131061394 gene encoding uncharacterized protein LOC131061394, with amino-acid sequence MLLEGALQELCQKQQYPLPFCPSASVPFQWEAVSDKPKITVRSDPLVISSPLRDCTSVPFQGVEVPGKTQQKFMNDPLGTSFPSSHTNRAVAAVPFKWEEKPGQAKPFFPNKNPISSSITLSQKSFNSSHVDDSPKFSPRTLSERLRSIFQVKLSRPTKLSSAKTSLPIQNAYNGQCIEERGAEEVLTLNFSGGSEGEEEMFELDLNAPSSLGSERRFSSLAGDRTGASDAATPSLLANCLMNMMEISKAVPVEESFKQNMCLPSLVSVDPSDKEDSWDTMKEIQSKDLMSGYQQCPRFYSLQPASSPKGISSTNVYDSPKHIGWEGTEVICGEEDEMGTGTVDVPCLDLGFKDEKLHQLRSNGNNGSHSSSSSSSLASTFDFVEGRSPQSVTQCGDYCMDIVPFGTCTQSGKHSNCNQGTAKFKHPSKEPSYFQENPMFDAKVEETKAVDFIGRYGQHSKRTGFRPKRQTLCMVLKFGMISCCSWGAIHAQACRPRASAKTQAINWRKNGENHSSS